The DNA segment CTCAGGAAGCTCAGGTACTGGGCCAGATGCAGCCTTCAGCTCATCTTCTGACATTTCTGATACTAATTCGATGCCTTTGCATTAAAAGTTAGAAGAAAACGTTCTTTAATCACCATGTTATCACAGTAAGAGGAAAATGGTAGCtacttttccaaaataaaagaaaaaagcagaaaagaaggcCTTCACTTCCAACTACTTCATTCCATTAtcaatacaaaatattttccctttacaATATATGAAATGGTTCTATACAAGTAACGTATGGACAAAAATGGCACTTCTCCTATAGGACATCCTTGTCCTTACCATTTAAATCTTATCGTGAGGTCACTTCTCCCAATGGTAAGTGAAGATTATTTTCCATATCATGTAATAAACAGAATGTATATATCCACTCTTGAAATGGTTATTTAAAACACGCTCACCATGCCTTAAGACAATTCCTTCGAATTTAAAGCCCTCAGAGGAATATAAAAACCCACGGGATGTCTCAGCACAGTGGTTATGGAAATGACCAACACTCTTTAGttacatatttaaaaggaaCACACAGTGAATACATCCCCTCACATCTTTCATATCGTCTTCAGACCATTCTCTTATTTCAAACGGCGGTTACATTTTGAGCCTAAAACCTGTGCATTACAGTAAGAAAACATCAGCAAGCTGTGGTAACATTACTGTCAAAGGCTGTGAAAAACCAGCAGTAATTAATGCAGCGTAAGTTGCAAAAACAGGAACCAGAAGCCTGTGTACCCTATGGTGTGTTCACCCAAAACAGAGATCAGCTGATGACTTACCCCAGTCATTGTCTTCGTGtactatttcttcttcctgttcaatttcttcttgttttggttgtgcagcttcttttttctgaaggaaaaacacaaaagcataaaaaaccATAATATATATAATAGTCCAATTTTCAACAACAGCAAAGAAGATCAAATCTAATATTCACacttcttttaatatttaagtTATGCAGTCACCATTTAGAACTTGGTTAGGCATAAAAAGGCAGAATAcctgcaagttaaaaaaaaaacaacaaacccatTAACACTCAAAAATACATGACTACCAGAAAGGTGGAGCAATTACTGTAGGAGAAAATACTATCTAACTGAATGCAAGCCATTCTGCCTACCCTTTGCTTTAAGATAACTTTAGGTACTGTATTTCTAATTTAGAAACATGTGCAACCATTTGAAGACAAGGCTGCTGAAAACTGGAGTagcaaagaaaattttcttttactacAGATCTGTAGCTCGCTTTGTTCTTAACACtttaagaaaggggaaaaaaaaccaaacaaaaaaacaacacccaaaacatttttaccttgtaattttcttgctgttttctgcaatTTTGGTCACTACATTGTGGGTTTGGCTTCATAGACATAGTTGGAAAGAAATCCTGCATCGCATTGTAACCAAGATAGTAACTCACAGTACCAAAATTTAATAGGTATCtagaaacacaaacagaaagcaGGCCCTTATATACAGGTGCAAACCTAAAAATTCAGTTGCtcaaggaatattttttcctcaaagaacTTTTAGAATACACTTTCACACTAGTGAAGTTGCAAAAGTTACTGTAATTGTCTTAAAATAAGCTGTAGTCACCTGCAACACCATAACTGCATCAACATAGAACCTGGTCCTCTTGTGGTGTGAGTGTGTGAGAACAAGCCAGCTACAGtctcagaaaaaatatgtttagaGTAATACGTAAGCAGTTTTCTCCTGTGCCTTTATCCATTGCTTGTAATACAGGGCACCTGAGTGTTTCAACGGGAGAGTTTTCAACACCTCATCAGAACCAGTTTAATCACCTTTACTGTAGGGTCAGatttgcaatgaaaataaagatttaaattAAGCTGCAATGTTTGCAttcttcattaaagaaaaaacacatgcTGCTGTGCAATTTTGTATAATACCTCTCTGCACAGCTGAAAATGGAGTTTTGTTGTTTGTAGGCACACTTGCAAACAGTACTTGTATTCTTTGTAACTAGAAATTTTAGGATAGCTGACAAAACCAAGCTAATGCTAAAAACAGGCTAAATAAGATCCTGTTCTCAAAGATGCTTGTAAAACACAGTGTATCATTTTGAAACGTAGTACAAAGTtgttcaaatattttccttgctgATACATGCAGTTCTTTCAGCAGTTGCAGTCATGTGACAgtactttttgaaaatattaaaatatgttgTATTGCTATATAACTATTTTTAATTCACCTCAGGTTTTTAGAATACAAACACTGCAAGAGAAATTATTCTTTGTCCATGTACAATATTTCAAAGACAAGTCAACACTAGCATTTTTTGTCTATAATTTAGTGATGTCAAATGGGAGCATGTTTCAATGCAGAACTAAGAAAAAACTGTGTGCGTGCGTACACAGTAAGAGaaattcttaggaaaactctgaAGACATTTTCATACCACTGAAAAGTTCTACTAAAAACAGCAGCTCCAAAGTAAACACACCAGTGATTCGAGCAGTATATATTTCAGCCCTGTCCAATGATGCCAATACTTTCAGGAAATATGCCACAAACATATAAAAAGAAGCGGACCCATCATTATGAAATGTTCCTTCAGGTTTCTTTCTCTTAGTGTGCTGTACATTGAATAGCAACAACTCAGTCACTTACTTCAGAACATTTTGTACAAGAATTCCTGCCACAACACCCATAGTTGTAGGAAGACTAGCTGCACAAACTCCTTCTCGTTTTAATGTTTTCTCATCAATATTTGCAGCAACTACAAGTGGAGGAGCACACTGAGGGGAAATAAACacatgaagtttaaaaaaagtattaaaaaacccccacagatCACACAAAATTTTAAGCTACTCCATCAGCTGTTCCAGGATCACATTCACTAGCCAGCTAATCTTCATATTTCCAGTCCCGCTTTAAAAGATAAATGAGCAATTCAGCAGAGCACTGCATACCGCGAAACAAGCAGATTCACCAGGTATGATCAGCTGTATATGTCCTGACACTGCATTTTCACTCACTCCAGATTCCATCCAGATTTGTCCAAGTTCATTGCAGGCcttacaaacacagaaacacacacatcagcactgcagaagtttaattaaaagaaaaaaaacccacctaacACACTGTAAATTGAGAGCAATTAAACACATTAATCTTCCTGCTTTGAGACAAAAAAAACTATGatcagaaaaaggaacatgaaaaggcagaacagaaatttttatcaaaagacAAATTAAAGTTATCTCCGTGAAGCCAACCCTTTGTGCTTTCCTGAGGATCTGAGATTTTtgaacacacacatacattaACGATCCAGTTACTAGCACACTACAGAATCTAACAGCATGAACTACTTGTAAAGGCATGGATACAGTGATCTGTGTGCCTCCAGTGCGTGCAATTTATGGATCAAGTTAGCTTAAGAATAacagaaaacatgcatttgGCATATACCCTACATTGGCTGCTACtataaagaaaagcagttcGATTAAGTACATAGCCCTAAGGCATTTTTAGTATACAAAAAGTCACATGAAGTATACAATTAGCTATACACAGTCTTTAAAAAGTTTGTAAGATTTAACATACCAGGCTTTGATAATACCTTTATATAAACAGGATAATTTGGAAAGACAGAGAGGGATTATGACACTTAACTCTTTTACTAATCATCAGCTGCCAGTAACTTAGAAGTCTGTAGCTGAATGTGTAGAATGTGTTTTGTAAGAACTGGGTAAAAGCTCAGATTCTGCTTCCTTAAACCAAGGAGGAAATTTCTTAGAAGATTCTTGGTAAGGTCCTGTCTTTTCTCTAGTCCCCACAATTCCTAACATTATTTATAGGA comes from the Haliaeetus albicilla chromosome 2, bHalAlb1.1, whole genome shotgun sequence genome and includes:
- the UBA5 gene encoding ubiquitin-like modifier-activating enzyme 5 isoform X2 — translated: MNRLFFQPHQAGLSKVQAAEHTLRNINPDVQFEVHNYNITTLDNFEHFMDRISNGALEEGKPVDLVLSCVDNFEARMAINTACNELGQIWMESGVSENAVSGHIQLIIPGESACFACAPPLVVAANIDEKTLKREGVCAASLPTTMGVVAGILVQNVLKYLLNFGTVSYYLGYNAMQDFFPTMSMKPNPQCSDQNCRKQQENYKKKEAAQPKQEEIEQEEEIVHEDNDWGIELVSEMSEDELKAASGPVPELPEGITVAYTIPNKEENLVTEETVAESEESLEELMAQMRNL